In a genomic window of Wyeomyia smithii strain HCP4-BCI-WySm-NY-G18 chromosome 1, ASM2978416v1, whole genome shotgun sequence:
- the LOC129734016 gene encoding angiotensin-converting enzyme-like isoform X1, with the protein MIMPCLPILICLLPLAFGVPQVVVQKSGLSDEEMTAVLQQYDEEVRPFCNRQVTANWNTATNTEDEAAQEEQNSATLAYAKFRSDYYEQYFKDTVVENYQDEKVRKQLHLLKDLGTTALPESELEEYNKVMRRLDTYQLAEICPYTNQECKEGDPKWTLDPEMEQVLASSTDYDELKYVWQRWREESGGKMRTDYQQYVEFVNKAAELNGYNDYGELWRARYDDDDLRDTLERLWKEVEPLYNELHTYVRYKLLDLYGDKMDRDNKVISAHLLGNVWAYAWGNIYDRIKPFPEASLVDVTAKMKELGFNATKMFEMSDEFYQSLGLPSCAMSYGPKAIIEKPEQKMVCHASAWDFCDGEDFRIKMCTSIDMEDFITIHHEMGHLIYYILYKEQLPLFKTGATPAFHEAVGDTITLSVATPQHLQKVGLLDDYTDSEADNINALFEMALERVAFLPYGYLVDLWRWDVFSGAVNESNWNSHWWSLREKYQKVYAPVTRTEDDFDPGAIYHVPANAQYIAYFLAHILQFQFYRSLCIEAGQYDPSNSTSNPLHKCHFYNSKAAGDKLKEGLSLGYSEDWTFALEKLTGEREISGQAVVEYFAPLYTFLQQENRQLKNAEMESIIEKYNDQYEVACNRQVKAQYATQIDVGNITLLQELTQILNGNTAFVLENSEKYFANVEISDYDKAEIRRQLQYLTQISVNRLPSEDFTVTRTTSTHFERFASTEAPEKLI; encoded by the exons ATGATCATGCCG TGTCTTCCGATACTGATCTGTCTGCTACCGCTGGCTTTTGGAGTTCCTCAGGTGGTAGTGCAAAAAAGCGGGCTAAGCGATGAAGAGATGACCGCAGTGCTGCAGCAGTACGATGAAGAAGTTCGTCCGTTTTGTAACCGCCAGGTCACTGCCAACTGGAATACTGCAACTAACACGGAAGATGAAGCAGCACAAGAAGAACAG AACTCAGCCACTCTGGCCTACGCGAAGTTCCGCAGCGATTACTACGAGCAGTACTTCAAGGACACGGTGGTAGAGAACTACCAGGACGAGAAGGTCCGAAAGCAGCTCCACCTGTTGAAGGATCTGGGAACGACGGCCCTGCCGGAAAGTGAGCTCGAGGAGTACAATAAAGTGATGCGGCGGCTAGATACCTACCAGCTGGCGGAAATCTGTCCGTACACCAATCAGGAGTGCAAGGAAGGCGACCCAAAGTGGACTCTTGATCCGGAGATGGAGCAGGTGCTTGCCAGCTCGACTGATTACGATGAGTTGAAATACGTTTGGCAGCGCTGGCGGGAGGAATCGGGAGGGAAAATGCGTACGGATTATCAACAGTACGTGGAGTTTGTGAATAAAGCGGCCGAACTTAACGGATACAACGATTATGGGGAGCTGTGGCGGGCACGGTACGATGATGATGATCTTCGGGACACGCTGGAGCGACTGTGGAAGGAGGTTGAACCTCTGTACAATGAGCTGCATACGTATGTGCGGTACAAGCTGCTGGATTTGTACG GGGATAAAATGGATCGTGATAATAAAGTGATATCGGCGCATCTGCTGGGTAATGTGTGGGCCTATGCGTGGGGGAATATATATGATCGGATTAAACCCTTTCCGGAGGCTAGCCTGGTCGACGTAACCGCCAAAATGAAGGAATTGGGTTTCAACGCTACCAAAATGTTTGAGATGTCGGACGAATTTTACCAAAGCTTGGGTTTACCGAGTTGTGCAATGAGTTACGGTCCGAAGGCCATCATCGAAAAACCTGAGCAAAAAATGGTGTGCCATGCGTCGGCATGGGATTTCTGTGATGGCGAGGATTTTCGTATTAAAATGTGCACCAGTATTGATATGGAAGATTTTATTACGATTCACCATGAGATGGGCCATCTCATATACTACATTCTGTACAAGGAACAGCTGCCATTGTTTAAAACGGGAGCAACTCCCGCATTCCACGAAGCGGTCGGAGATACGATAACGCTTTCCGTGGCAACTCCGCAGCATTTGCAAAAGGTGGGACTGTTGGATGATTACACTGACAGTGAAGCTGACAACATCAATGCGCTGTTTGAAATGGCTCTGGAACGTGTGGCCTTCTTACCATACGGTTATTTAGTCGATTTGTGGCGTTGGGATGTATTTAGTGGAGCAGTGAACGAAAGCAACTGGAACAGCCACTGGTGGAGTCTGCGGGAGAAGTATCAGAAAGTATACGCACCGGTGACTCGAACGGAGGACGATTTCGATCCGGGGGCGATATATCATGTACCAGCCAACGCGCAGTATATCGCGTACTTTCTGGCGCACATATTGCAGTTCCAATTCTACCGATCGCTTTGCATTGAAGCAGGACAGTACGATCCTTCCAACAGCACCTCTAATCCTTTGCACAAATGTCATTTCTACAATAGCAAAGCTGCCGGTGATAAACTCAAGGAAGGGCTATCCCTTGGGTACAGTGAAGATTGGACGTTCGCTCTAGAGAAGCTGACCGGTGAGCGTGAAATCAGCGGTCAGGCTGTGGTGGAATACTTTGCACCATTGTATACTTTCTTGCAACAGGAGAACCGACAGCTTAAAAACGCTGAAATGGAGTCCATCATCGAAAAGTACAACGATCAGTATGAGGTTGCTTGCAATCGGCAAGTGAAAGCTCAGTACGCTACCCAGATCGATGTTGGTAACATAACGCTACTGCAGGAACTGACACAAATTCTCAACGGAAACACCGCCTTTGTGCTGGAGAActctgaaaaatatttcgcCAATGTCGAAATCTCGGACTACGATAAAGCAGAAATTCGTCGGCAGTTACAGTATCTGACACAGATATCGGTGAATCGGCTTCCTTCCGAGGATTTCACTGTG ACGAGAACAACCTCTACACACTTCGAACGTTTCGCTTCGACTGAAGCACCTGAAAAATTAATATAA
- the LOC129734016 gene encoding angiotensin-converting enzyme-like isoform X2 has translation MIMPCLPILICLLPLAFGVPQVVVQKSGLSDEEMTAVLQQYDEEVRPFCNRQVTANWNTATNTEDEAAQEEQNSATLAYAKFRSDYYEQYFKDTVVENYQDEKVRKQLHLLKDLGTTALPESELEEYNKVMRRLDTYQLAEICPYTNQECKEGDPKWTLDPEMEQVLASSTDYDELKYVWQRWREESGGKMRTDYQQYVEFVNKAAELNGYNDYGELWRARYDDDDLRDTLERLWKEVEPLYNELHTYVRYKLLDLYGDKMDRDNKVISAHLLGNVWAYAWGNIYDRIKPFPEASLVDVTAKMKELGFNATKMFEMSDEFYQSLGLPSCAMSYGPKAIIEKPEQKMVCHASAWDFCDGEDFRIKMCTSIDMEDFITIHHEMGHLIYYILYKEQLPLFKTGATPAFHEAVGDTITLSVATPQHLQKVGLLDDYTDSEADNINALFEMALERVAFLPYGYLVDLWRWDVFSGAVNESNWNSHWWSLREKYQKVYAPVTRTEDDFDPGAIYHVPANAQYIAYFLAHILQFQFYRSLCIEAGQYDPSNSTSNPLHKCHFYNSKAAGDKLKEGLSLGYSEDWTFALEKLTGEREISGQAVVEYFAPLYTFLQQENRQLKNAEMESIIEKYNDQYEVACNRQVKAQYATQIDVGNITLLQELTQILNGNTAFVLENSEKYFANVEISDYDKAEIRRQLQYLTQISVNRLPSEDFTVVCCY, from the exons ATGATCATGCCG TGTCTTCCGATACTGATCTGTCTGCTACCGCTGGCTTTTGGAGTTCCTCAGGTGGTAGTGCAAAAAAGCGGGCTAAGCGATGAAGAGATGACCGCAGTGCTGCAGCAGTACGATGAAGAAGTTCGTCCGTTTTGTAACCGCCAGGTCACTGCCAACTGGAATACTGCAACTAACACGGAAGATGAAGCAGCACAAGAAGAACAG AACTCAGCCACTCTGGCCTACGCGAAGTTCCGCAGCGATTACTACGAGCAGTACTTCAAGGACACGGTGGTAGAGAACTACCAGGACGAGAAGGTCCGAAAGCAGCTCCACCTGTTGAAGGATCTGGGAACGACGGCCCTGCCGGAAAGTGAGCTCGAGGAGTACAATAAAGTGATGCGGCGGCTAGATACCTACCAGCTGGCGGAAATCTGTCCGTACACCAATCAGGAGTGCAAGGAAGGCGACCCAAAGTGGACTCTTGATCCGGAGATGGAGCAGGTGCTTGCCAGCTCGACTGATTACGATGAGTTGAAATACGTTTGGCAGCGCTGGCGGGAGGAATCGGGAGGGAAAATGCGTACGGATTATCAACAGTACGTGGAGTTTGTGAATAAAGCGGCCGAACTTAACGGATACAACGATTATGGGGAGCTGTGGCGGGCACGGTACGATGATGATGATCTTCGGGACACGCTGGAGCGACTGTGGAAGGAGGTTGAACCTCTGTACAATGAGCTGCATACGTATGTGCGGTACAAGCTGCTGGATTTGTACG GGGATAAAATGGATCGTGATAATAAAGTGATATCGGCGCATCTGCTGGGTAATGTGTGGGCCTATGCGTGGGGGAATATATATGATCGGATTAAACCCTTTCCGGAGGCTAGCCTGGTCGACGTAACCGCCAAAATGAAGGAATTGGGTTTCAACGCTACCAAAATGTTTGAGATGTCGGACGAATTTTACCAAAGCTTGGGTTTACCGAGTTGTGCAATGAGTTACGGTCCGAAGGCCATCATCGAAAAACCTGAGCAAAAAATGGTGTGCCATGCGTCGGCATGGGATTTCTGTGATGGCGAGGATTTTCGTATTAAAATGTGCACCAGTATTGATATGGAAGATTTTATTACGATTCACCATGAGATGGGCCATCTCATATACTACATTCTGTACAAGGAACAGCTGCCATTGTTTAAAACGGGAGCAACTCCCGCATTCCACGAAGCGGTCGGAGATACGATAACGCTTTCCGTGGCAACTCCGCAGCATTTGCAAAAGGTGGGACTGTTGGATGATTACACTGACAGTGAAGCTGACAACATCAATGCGCTGTTTGAAATGGCTCTGGAACGTGTGGCCTTCTTACCATACGGTTATTTAGTCGATTTGTGGCGTTGGGATGTATTTAGTGGAGCAGTGAACGAAAGCAACTGGAACAGCCACTGGTGGAGTCTGCGGGAGAAGTATCAGAAAGTATACGCACCGGTGACTCGAACGGAGGACGATTTCGATCCGGGGGCGATATATCATGTACCAGCCAACGCGCAGTATATCGCGTACTTTCTGGCGCACATATTGCAGTTCCAATTCTACCGATCGCTTTGCATTGAAGCAGGACAGTACGATCCTTCCAACAGCACCTCTAATCCTTTGCACAAATGTCATTTCTACAATAGCAAAGCTGCCGGTGATAAACTCAAGGAAGGGCTATCCCTTGGGTACAGTGAAGATTGGACGTTCGCTCTAGAGAAGCTGACCGGTGAGCGTGAAATCAGCGGTCAGGCTGTGGTGGAATACTTTGCACCATTGTATACTTTCTTGCAACAGGAGAACCGACAGCTTAAAAACGCTGAAATGGAGTCCATCATCGAAAAGTACAACGATCAGTATGAGGTTGCTTGCAATCGGCAAGTGAAAGCTCAGTACGCTACCCAGATCGATGTTGGTAACATAACGCTACTGCAGGAACTGACACAAATTCTCAACGGAAACACCGCCTTTGTGCTGGAGAActctgaaaaatatttcgcCAATGTCGAAATCTCGGACTACGATAAAGCAGAAATTCGTCGGCAGTTACAGTATCTGACACAGATATCGGTGAATCGGCTTCCTTCCGAGGATTTCACTGTGGTATGTTGTTATTAG
- the LOC129734016 gene encoding angiotensin-converting enzyme-like isoform X3 has product MTAVLQQYDEEVRPFCNRQVTANWNTATNTEDEAAQEEQNSATLAYAKFRSDYYEQYFKDTVVENYQDEKVRKQLHLLKDLGTTALPESELEEYNKVMRRLDTYQLAEICPYTNQECKEGDPKWTLDPEMEQVLASSTDYDELKYVWQRWREESGGKMRTDYQQYVEFVNKAAELNGYNDYGELWRARYDDDDLRDTLERLWKEVEPLYNELHTYVRYKLLDLYGDKMDRDNKVISAHLLGNVWAYAWGNIYDRIKPFPEASLVDVTAKMKELGFNATKMFEMSDEFYQSLGLPSCAMSYGPKAIIEKPEQKMVCHASAWDFCDGEDFRIKMCTSIDMEDFITIHHEMGHLIYYILYKEQLPLFKTGATPAFHEAVGDTITLSVATPQHLQKVGLLDDYTDSEADNINALFEMALERVAFLPYGYLVDLWRWDVFSGAVNESNWNSHWWSLREKYQKVYAPVTRTEDDFDPGAIYHVPANAQYIAYFLAHILQFQFYRSLCIEAGQYDPSNSTSNPLHKCHFYNSKAAGDKLKEGLSLGYSEDWTFALEKLTGEREISGQAVVEYFAPLYTFLQQENRQLKNAEMESIIEKYNDQYEVACNRQVKAQYATQIDVGNITLLQELTQILNGNTAFVLENSEKYFANVEISDYDKAEIRRQLQYLTQISVNRLPSEDFTVTRTTSTHFERFASTEAPEKLI; this is encoded by the exons ATGACCGCAGTGCTGCAGCAGTACGATGAAGAAGTTCGTCCGTTTTGTAACCGCCAGGTCACTGCCAACTGGAATACTGCAACTAACACGGAAGATGAAGCAGCACAAGAAGAACAG AACTCAGCCACTCTGGCCTACGCGAAGTTCCGCAGCGATTACTACGAGCAGTACTTCAAGGACACGGTGGTAGAGAACTACCAGGACGAGAAGGTCCGAAAGCAGCTCCACCTGTTGAAGGATCTGGGAACGACGGCCCTGCCGGAAAGTGAGCTCGAGGAGTACAATAAAGTGATGCGGCGGCTAGATACCTACCAGCTGGCGGAAATCTGTCCGTACACCAATCAGGAGTGCAAGGAAGGCGACCCAAAGTGGACTCTTGATCCGGAGATGGAGCAGGTGCTTGCCAGCTCGACTGATTACGATGAGTTGAAATACGTTTGGCAGCGCTGGCGGGAGGAATCGGGAGGGAAAATGCGTACGGATTATCAACAGTACGTGGAGTTTGTGAATAAAGCGGCCGAACTTAACGGATACAACGATTATGGGGAGCTGTGGCGGGCACGGTACGATGATGATGATCTTCGGGACACGCTGGAGCGACTGTGGAAGGAGGTTGAACCTCTGTACAATGAGCTGCATACGTATGTGCGGTACAAGCTGCTGGATTTGTACG GGGATAAAATGGATCGTGATAATAAAGTGATATCGGCGCATCTGCTGGGTAATGTGTGGGCCTATGCGTGGGGGAATATATATGATCGGATTAAACCCTTTCCGGAGGCTAGCCTGGTCGACGTAACCGCCAAAATGAAGGAATTGGGTTTCAACGCTACCAAAATGTTTGAGATGTCGGACGAATTTTACCAAAGCTTGGGTTTACCGAGTTGTGCAATGAGTTACGGTCCGAAGGCCATCATCGAAAAACCTGAGCAAAAAATGGTGTGCCATGCGTCGGCATGGGATTTCTGTGATGGCGAGGATTTTCGTATTAAAATGTGCACCAGTATTGATATGGAAGATTTTATTACGATTCACCATGAGATGGGCCATCTCATATACTACATTCTGTACAAGGAACAGCTGCCATTGTTTAAAACGGGAGCAACTCCCGCATTCCACGAAGCGGTCGGAGATACGATAACGCTTTCCGTGGCAACTCCGCAGCATTTGCAAAAGGTGGGACTGTTGGATGATTACACTGACAGTGAAGCTGACAACATCAATGCGCTGTTTGAAATGGCTCTGGAACGTGTGGCCTTCTTACCATACGGTTATTTAGTCGATTTGTGGCGTTGGGATGTATTTAGTGGAGCAGTGAACGAAAGCAACTGGAACAGCCACTGGTGGAGTCTGCGGGAGAAGTATCAGAAAGTATACGCACCGGTGACTCGAACGGAGGACGATTTCGATCCGGGGGCGATATATCATGTACCAGCCAACGCGCAGTATATCGCGTACTTTCTGGCGCACATATTGCAGTTCCAATTCTACCGATCGCTTTGCATTGAAGCAGGACAGTACGATCCTTCCAACAGCACCTCTAATCCTTTGCACAAATGTCATTTCTACAATAGCAAAGCTGCCGGTGATAAACTCAAGGAAGGGCTATCCCTTGGGTACAGTGAAGATTGGACGTTCGCTCTAGAGAAGCTGACCGGTGAGCGTGAAATCAGCGGTCAGGCTGTGGTGGAATACTTTGCACCATTGTATACTTTCTTGCAACAGGAGAACCGACAGCTTAAAAACGCTGAAATGGAGTCCATCATCGAAAAGTACAACGATCAGTATGAGGTTGCTTGCAATCGGCAAGTGAAAGCTCAGTACGCTACCCAGATCGATGTTGGTAACATAACGCTACTGCAGGAACTGACACAAATTCTCAACGGAAACACCGCCTTTGTGCTGGAGAActctgaaaaatatttcgcCAATGTCGAAATCTCGGACTACGATAAAGCAGAAATTCGTCGGCAGTTACAGTATCTGACACAGATATCGGTGAATCGGCTTCCTTCCGAGGATTTCACTGTG ACGAGAACAACCTCTACACACTTCGAACGTTTCGCTTCGACTGAAGCACCTGAAAAATTAATATAA
- the LOC129734016 gene encoding angiotensin-converting enzyme-like isoform X4 → MRRLDTYQLAEICPYTNQECKEGDPKWTLDPEMEQVLASSTDYDELKYVWQRWREESGGKMRTDYQQYVEFVNKAAELNGYNDYGELWRARYDDDDLRDTLERLWKEVEPLYNELHTYVRYKLLDLYGDKMDRDNKVISAHLLGNVWAYAWGNIYDRIKPFPEASLVDVTAKMKELGFNATKMFEMSDEFYQSLGLPSCAMSYGPKAIIEKPEQKMVCHASAWDFCDGEDFRIKMCTSIDMEDFITIHHEMGHLIYYILYKEQLPLFKTGATPAFHEAVGDTITLSVATPQHLQKVGLLDDYTDSEADNINALFEMALERVAFLPYGYLVDLWRWDVFSGAVNESNWNSHWWSLREKYQKVYAPVTRTEDDFDPGAIYHVPANAQYIAYFLAHILQFQFYRSLCIEAGQYDPSNSTSNPLHKCHFYNSKAAGDKLKEGLSLGYSEDWTFALEKLTGEREISGQAVVEYFAPLYTFLQQENRQLKNAEMESIIEKYNDQYEVACNRQVKAQYATQIDVGNITLLQELTQILNGNTAFVLENSEKYFANVEISDYDKAEIRRQLQYLTQISVNRLPSEDFTVTRTTSTHFERFASTEAPEKLI, encoded by the exons ATGCGGCGGCTAGATACCTACCAGCTGGCGGAAATCTGTCCGTACACCAATCAGGAGTGCAAGGAAGGCGACCCAAAGTGGACTCTTGATCCGGAGATGGAGCAGGTGCTTGCCAGCTCGACTGATTACGATGAGTTGAAATACGTTTGGCAGCGCTGGCGGGAGGAATCGGGAGGGAAAATGCGTACGGATTATCAACAGTACGTGGAGTTTGTGAATAAAGCGGCCGAACTTAACGGATACAACGATTATGGGGAGCTGTGGCGGGCACGGTACGATGATGATGATCTTCGGGACACGCTGGAGCGACTGTGGAAGGAGGTTGAACCTCTGTACAATGAGCTGCATACGTATGTGCGGTACAAGCTGCTGGATTTGTACG GGGATAAAATGGATCGTGATAATAAAGTGATATCGGCGCATCTGCTGGGTAATGTGTGGGCCTATGCGTGGGGGAATATATATGATCGGATTAAACCCTTTCCGGAGGCTAGCCTGGTCGACGTAACCGCCAAAATGAAGGAATTGGGTTTCAACGCTACCAAAATGTTTGAGATGTCGGACGAATTTTACCAAAGCTTGGGTTTACCGAGTTGTGCAATGAGTTACGGTCCGAAGGCCATCATCGAAAAACCTGAGCAAAAAATGGTGTGCCATGCGTCGGCATGGGATTTCTGTGATGGCGAGGATTTTCGTATTAAAATGTGCACCAGTATTGATATGGAAGATTTTATTACGATTCACCATGAGATGGGCCATCTCATATACTACATTCTGTACAAGGAACAGCTGCCATTGTTTAAAACGGGAGCAACTCCCGCATTCCACGAAGCGGTCGGAGATACGATAACGCTTTCCGTGGCAACTCCGCAGCATTTGCAAAAGGTGGGACTGTTGGATGATTACACTGACAGTGAAGCTGACAACATCAATGCGCTGTTTGAAATGGCTCTGGAACGTGTGGCCTTCTTACCATACGGTTATTTAGTCGATTTGTGGCGTTGGGATGTATTTAGTGGAGCAGTGAACGAAAGCAACTGGAACAGCCACTGGTGGAGTCTGCGGGAGAAGTATCAGAAAGTATACGCACCGGTGACTCGAACGGAGGACGATTTCGATCCGGGGGCGATATATCATGTACCAGCCAACGCGCAGTATATCGCGTACTTTCTGGCGCACATATTGCAGTTCCAATTCTACCGATCGCTTTGCATTGAAGCAGGACAGTACGATCCTTCCAACAGCACCTCTAATCCTTTGCACAAATGTCATTTCTACAATAGCAAAGCTGCCGGTGATAAACTCAAGGAAGGGCTATCCCTTGGGTACAGTGAAGATTGGACGTTCGCTCTAGAGAAGCTGACCGGTGAGCGTGAAATCAGCGGTCAGGCTGTGGTGGAATACTTTGCACCATTGTATACTTTCTTGCAACAGGAGAACCGACAGCTTAAAAACGCTGAAATGGAGTCCATCATCGAAAAGTACAACGATCAGTATGAGGTTGCTTGCAATCGGCAAGTGAAAGCTCAGTACGCTACCCAGATCGATGTTGGTAACATAACGCTACTGCAGGAACTGACACAAATTCTCAACGGAAACACCGCCTTTGTGCTGGAGAActctgaaaaatatttcgcCAATGTCGAAATCTCGGACTACGATAAAGCAGAAATTCGTCGGCAGTTACAGTATCTGACACAGATATCGGTGAATCGGCTTCCTTCCGAGGATTTCACTGTG ACGAGAACAACCTCTACACACTTCGAACGTTTCGCTTCGACTGAAGCACCTGAAAAATTAATATAA
- the LOC129717418 gene encoding angiotensin-converting enzyme-like yields the protein MKNDYAEYVKYMNKAAGIAGTDDMGELWRSSFEEDNFVENMKQLWEQLKPFYGELHKYVRRKLMEIYGDKMDADNPNIPAHLLGNYVLQQEPWSKIGLPEDYVDSHENDINALYLRALDRVAFLPFGLLIDMWRWEVFAGEVDFADWNKRWWELREEYQMIAAPVEQDLDAFDPGAKYHIPFDSQYISYFIAHILDLQLHKALCQVAGEYEPNNSEKPLHKCDIDGSTAAGDRLRAGLQLGRSEHWSEALWVMTGETELKTDALLEYYAPLYEFLKEENEKAEKGAAAAVSLSTSLIVAITGVSLLLRLLMCE from the exons ATGAAGAACGATTACGCAGAATACGTGAAGTATATGAACAAAGCGGCCGGAATCGCAGGAACTGATGACATGGGAGAATTGTGGAGATCGTCCTTCGAAGAGGATAATTTTGTCGAGAATATGAAACAGTTGTGGGAACAATTGAAACCATTCTATGGCGAATTGCACAAATACGTGCGTCGCAAATTGATGGAAATCTACGGTGACAAGATGGACGCTGATAACCCAAATATTCCGGCTCACTTGCTGGGTAAT TATGTGTTACAACAAGAGCCTTGGAGCAAGATCGGGCTGCCGGAAGATTATGTCGATAGTCACGAGAATGATATCAACGCACTCTACCTGAGGGCACTGGATCGAGTGGCATTTTTGCCTTTCGGCCTGTTGATCGACATGTGGCGTTGGGAAGTATTCGCTGGTGAGGTCGATTTTGCGGATTGGAACAAACGCTGGTGGGAGCTCAGAGAGGAATATCAGATGATTGCGGCCCCAGTCGAGCAAGATTTGGATGCTTTCGACCCAGGTGCAAAGTATCATATACCCTTTGACAGTCAATATATTTC ATACTTCATTGCTCACATTCTGGACCTACAGCTGCATAAAGCACTCTGCCAAGTAGCCGGTGAATACGAGCCCAATAACTCGGAAAAACCTCTGCACAAGTGTGATATTGATGGATCCACGGCAGCCGGTGATCGTTTACGAGCTGGCTTGCAACTGGGTCGCTCCGAACACTGGTCAGAAGCACTATGGGTTATGACCGGCGAGACAGAACTGAAGACGGATGCTCTGTTGGAATATTACGCCCCACTGTACGAGTTTTTAAAGGAGGAGAACGAAAAGGCCGAGAAAGGAGCGGCTGCCGCAGTCTCTCTATCGACTTCTCTGATTGTAGCAATAACCGGCGTCAGTTTACTGTTGAGATTATTAATGTGCGAATAA